In Anaerolineales bacterium, one DNA window encodes the following:
- a CDS encoding 4Fe-4S dicluster domain-containing protein has product MAAKGWIEVSDTYCKGCELCLSACPQGVMELDMSRLTPKGYHPAHTFKDGCTGCAICAVVCPDAAITVYREMTKAAPVPATA; this is encoded by the coding sequence ATGGCAGCAAAAGGCTGGATCGAAGTCAGCGACACCTACTGCAAAGGATGTGAACTCTGCCTCAGCGCCTGTCCGCAGGGCGTGATGGAACTGGATATGTCACGTCTCACCCCGAAGGGCTACCACCCCGCGCACACGTTCAAGGACGGTTGCACGGGGTGTGCCATCTGTGCCGTGGTCTGCCCGGATGCAGCGATCACGGTCTACCGTGAAATGACCAAAGCCGCACCTGTACCTGCAACCGCATAA
- a CDS encoding MBL fold metallo-hydrolase: MRINFHGAAHTVTGSQHLLEINGKKLLLECGLYQGRRADTYERNLNFRYTPRDVDAVILSHAHIDHSGNLPNLVKQGYEGHIFATRATADLSTLMLADSGHIQESDAEYVNKKRVKRGEPSIEPLYTKEDAEAAATMFKGVDYEAVFEPIPGVAARFYEAGHILGSASVSLEIEEKGRKIRFWFSGDIGRYKLPLLRDPVLPHEADYMIMECTYGDKPHRDPDVAFVEFRDVVKWTVERSGKVIVPAFSVGRTQELVYNLNRMMHNGDVPRVPVYVDSPLAVNATDVFKRHLECFDKETAKFVAEARHPALDSKMLTYVRSVDESKALNERTDPMVIISASGMAEAGRILHHLKNNIENPKNTVCIVSWQAPHTLGRRLADREEEVRIYGETYKRKCDIATIGGLSAHAGQDLLVDYALGVKGSVKRIFLVHGEERQARTLKDLLKEKKMDQVHYPALHESVNL, encoded by the coding sequence ATGCGAATTAATTTTCATGGCGCGGCGCATACGGTGACGGGGAGCCAGCATTTGCTGGAGATCAATGGAAAAAAACTGCTTTTGGAGTGCGGTTTATATCAGGGCAGGCGCGCGGATACGTATGAGCGAAATTTGAATTTCCGTTACACTCCGCGCGATGTGGATGCGGTAATTCTTTCGCATGCTCATATTGACCATTCGGGGAACCTGCCCAATCTTGTAAAACAGGGATATGAGGGACATATCTTTGCGACCCGTGCAACAGCGGACCTATCGACTTTGATGCTTGCCGATTCCGGCCACATTCAAGAGTCGGATGCAGAATATGTAAACAAGAAACGCGTCAAACGCGGTGAGCCGTCCATCGAGCCTTTGTATACAAAAGAAGATGCTGAAGCCGCTGCCACGATGTTCAAGGGCGTGGATTACGAAGCGGTGTTTGAACCCATTCCCGGTGTGGCTGCGCGTTTTTACGAGGCAGGACACATCCTTGGCTCGGCCAGTGTTTCATTGGAGATCGAAGAAAAAGGCAGGAAGATTCGCTTCTGGTTCTCGGGTGATATTGGCAGATATAAACTGCCGTTGCTCCGTGACCCTGTCTTGCCGCATGAAGCGGATTATATGATCATGGAATGCACATATGGAGATAAACCGCATCGCGACCCTGATGTCGCCTTTGTTGAATTCCGTGATGTTGTCAAATGGACCGTGGAACGCAGCGGCAAGGTGATCGTCCCCGCTTTCTCAGTGGGACGAACCCAGGAGTTGGTTTACAACCTGAACCGCATGATGCACAACGGTGACGTGCCGCGCGTGCCGGTATATGTGGATAGTCCGCTGGCGGTGAATGCGACGGATGTGTTTAAACGTCATTTGGAATGTTTTGATAAAGAAACGGCCAAATTTGTGGCGGAGGCGCGTCATCCTGCGCTGGATTCCAAGATGTTGACATATGTCAGGTCAGTGGATGAGTCGAAAGCCTTGAATGAACGGACCGACCCAATGGTGATCATTTCCGCTTCCGGCATGGCGGAAGCGGGGCGTATCCTCCACCATTTAAAAAACAATATCGAGAATCCCAAAAACACGGTTTGTATTGTCTCCTGGCAGGCGCCGCATACGCTGGGACGCAGACTGGCGGATCGGGAAGAAGAAGTCCGCATCTATGGCGAGACATATAAGCGAAAATGCGACATTGCCACCATTGGCGGGCTTTCCGCGCATGCCGGGCAGGATTTGCTGGTCGATTATGCGCTGGGTGTGAAGGGCAGCGTGAAGCGCATCTTTTTGGTGCATGGCGAAGAACGCCAGGCTCGAACGCTGAAGGATTTGTTAAAAGAGAAGAAAATGGACCAGGTGCATTATCCCGCTTTGCATGAGAGCGTGAATTTATAG
- a CDS encoding MFS transporter — MLHIPPSLKHKKFFYLWLGQLISVTGAQMQLWAIFWHINQLNPNPIALGGIGVARILPIIIFSLIGGALADSVDRRKVLFVTQSTAALLALTLGLLTQFGSITIWHIYVLTALQAVTLAFDAPSRQALVPNLLPKKDLPNAFSMTFTAAQVGSVLGPALSGVVIAAFGQQAVYYINSMSFVAVIAALVMIGNVPQAFAEKAAGVSIAAIREGFKFIFSKPIIFSTMLLDFVATFFASAHTLMPIIAREVLNVSVVEYGYLSAAPAVGAVLIALVISQVKEIRSQGQIFLGSVIVFGLATVIFGATRSFIIAWLAIAVTGAADGVSTIIRNTIRQLQTPDHVRGRMTSVNQIFFQGGPQLGEIRAGVLAQLFGSPYAIISGGIGCIIGTIAIAWKWPHLTKYNGDEPMLAGAPASAPAD; from the coding sequence ATGCTGCATATCCCACCGTCCCTGAAACATAAAAAATTCTTCTATCTCTGGCTCGGTCAACTCATCTCCGTCACTGGCGCGCAGATGCAGCTCTGGGCGATCTTTTGGCACATCAACCAGTTGAACCCGAACCCGATCGCGCTCGGCGGGATTGGCGTCGCGCGGATCCTGCCCATCATCATTTTTTCGTTGATCGGCGGCGCGCTCGCGGATTCGGTGGACAGGCGCAAGGTGTTGTTCGTGACGCAGTCCACGGCTGCGCTTCTCGCACTGACCTTGGGCTTGCTGACCCAATTTGGCAGTATCACCATCTGGCACATTTACGTCCTCACTGCCCTGCAAGCAGTGACGCTGGCGTTCGACGCGCCGTCGCGTCAGGCATTGGTTCCCAACCTGCTGCCGAAAAAGGACCTGCCCAACGCGTTCAGCATGACGTTCACGGCGGCGCAGGTCGGCTCGGTGCTGGGACCTGCGCTGAGCGGTGTGGTGATCGCCGCCTTTGGGCAGCAAGCGGTGTACTACATCAATAGCATGTCGTTCGTTGCGGTCATTGCGGCGTTGGTGATGATCGGGAACGTGCCGCAAGCCTTCGCGGAGAAGGCGGCGGGTGTGAGCATCGCAGCCATCCGTGAGGGATTTAAGTTCATCTTCAGCAAGCCGATCATCTTTTCGACCATGCTGTTGGATTTTGTCGCCACGTTCTTTGCGTCGGCGCACACGCTCATGCCCATCATCGCCAGGGAGGTGTTGAACGTGAGCGTGGTGGAATACGGTTATCTCTCCGCCGCGCCTGCCGTGGGGGCGGTGTTGATCGCGCTCGTCATTTCGCAGGTGAAGGAGATCCGCAGCCAGGGACAGATCTTTCTCGGCTCGGTGATCGTCTTTGGGCTGGCAACTGTCATCTTCGGCGCGACACGCTCTTTCATCATTGCGTGGCTGGCGATTGCGGTCACAGGCGCGGCGGACGGGGTCAGCACGATCATCCGCAACACGATTCGACAGTTGCAAACCCCCGATCATGTCCGCGGACGGATGACCAGCGTGAACCAGATCTTCTTCCAGGGTGGACCGCAACTCGGCGAGATCCGCGCTGGCGTTCTCGCGCAGTTGTTTGGTTCGCCGTACGCCATCATCAGCGGCGGGATCGGCTGTATCATTGGCACGATTGCCATCGCCTGGAAATGGCCCCACCTGACCAAATACAACGGCGACGAACCCATGCTGGCTGGCGCACCTGCCTCCGCCCCTGCGGATTAG
- a CDS encoding aldo/keto reductase: MKYDSLPHLALPKIGFGTWKIGGGSFADSSKDSVSMTALHTALEIGYTHFDTAEMYANGHSEELLGRAVRESQVRREALFITTKVTPSHLQYDSVMSACENSLRRLHMEYIDLYLIHWPSAGMKLEETFRALNKLVHDGRVKHLGVSNFSLKQLKESQERSETPIITNQVPYSLSDRSYVKNGMLDYCRKNEIFLTAYSPIDEGNLKKNTTLEAIAKAHNANVFQIALAWVISQPRVITIPMSANPQHIRENFKAAEIELTSTEIEQLTAV; this comes from the coding sequence ATGAAATACGACTCCCTCCCCCATCTTGCCCTGCCCAAGATCGGATTCGGCACCTGGAAGATTGGCGGCGGCTCTTTCGCCGACTCAAGCAAAGATTCCGTTTCAATGACCGCCCTGCACACCGCACTGGAGATCGGCTACACCCATTTCGACACTGCCGAGATGTATGCGAACGGTCACAGTGAGGAATTGCTTGGGCGGGCGGTACGCGAGTCACAGGTCAGGCGGGAGGCGTTGTTCATCACCACCAAGGTCACCCCGTCTCATCTGCAATATGATTCCGTGATGTCTGCCTGCGAAAACAGCCTGCGCCGCCTGCATATGGAATATATCGACCTGTATCTCATCCATTGGCCCTCCGCGGGGATGAAACTCGAAGAGACGTTCCGCGCGTTGAATAAACTGGTGCATGATGGCAGGGTGAAACATCTTGGTGTAAGCAATTTCAGCCTGAAGCAACTTAAAGAATCGCAGGAACGTTCCGAAACACCCATCATCACCAATCAAGTACCCTACAGTTTATCTGACCGTTCCTATGTCAAGAACGGGATGTTGGATTATTGCCGGAAAAACGAAATTTTTCTTACCGCCTATTCCCCCATTGATGAAGGCAACCTGAAAAAGAATACGACTCTGGAAGCCATTGCAAAAGCGCATAACGCAAATGTTTTTCAGATCGCGCTGGCCTGGGTCATTTCACAGCCGCGTGTCATCACCATTCCCATGTCTGCCAATCCGCAGCACATCCGTGAAAATTTCAAAGCAGCGGAAATCGAGCTGACTTCAACCGAGATCGAACAACTTACAGCGGTTTGA
- a CDS encoding ATP-dependent Clp protease adaptor ClpS, which produces MKLSILPEIEIIEEADTQLEPLYRVIIHNDVVTPMDFVVEVLKVIFFLANNRAAEIMLTAHIKGSAYVQTLPKPEAEKRLDNAHSTARIEGYPLRFTMEPE; this is translated from the coding sequence ATGAAACTATCAATCCTCCCCGAAATCGAGATCATCGAAGAAGCCGACACGCAACTCGAGCCGCTCTACCGCGTCATCATTCACAACGACGTTGTGACACCGATGGATTTTGTGGTCGAAGTGCTCAAGGTCATCTTTTTCCTCGCCAACAACAGGGCTGCGGAGATCATGCTGACCGCGCACATCAAGGGTTCCGCCTATGTGCAAACGCTTCCGAAACCCGAAGCGGAAAAACGCCTTGATAATGCACATTCCACTGCCCGGATCGAAGGCTATCCCCTGCGGTTTACAATGGAACCTGAATGA
- a CDS encoding 1-acyl-sn-glycerol-3-phosphate acyltransferase: MTSQLELLTQINLDDLVSSFGWQDYPQPASMLRRIFASPARKFAKQMVNFDASVGESDLAEAARRIMRTNYVRDVRRHGREHVPANGPVLFLSNHPGMADTISLFAAINRPDLKIIAIQRPFLAALKNTTSQLFFIDDDPVKRMNAVRQVSAHLKNGRAALTFPAGEIEPDPDVYDGALDSLDNWTDSAGVFMRFVRDTKIVPVLVSGVIWERTARHPLMWLKRTRMEREKLAAALQLLAMVARNAKPTTVHVRFAKPITLEEIGSTETQAIHQAVIRRMKDLIQSSRDDDGVSVIYE; the protein is encoded by the coding sequence ATGACATCACAACTGGAATTGCTGACGCAAATCAATCTTGATGACCTTGTCTCCTCCTTTGGCTGGCAGGATTATCCCCAGCCAGCGTCCATGTTGCGACGTATCTTCGCCAGTCCTGCGCGCAAGTTTGCGAAGCAAATGGTGAACTTCGATGCCTCCGTTGGGGAGAGCGATCTGGCGGAAGCCGCGCGCCGAATCATGCGGACGAATTATGTGCGCGATGTCCGCAGACATGGGCGCGAGCATGTCCCCGCCAATGGGCCCGTGCTGTTTCTTTCGAATCACCCTGGCATGGCAGATACCATCAGTCTCTTCGCCGCCATCAACCGCCCCGATCTGAAGATCATTGCCATTCAACGCCCGTTTCTGGCCGCATTGAAAAACACAACCAGCCAGCTTTTTTTCATTGACGACGACCCCGTCAAACGCATGAACGCCGTGAGGCAGGTTTCGGCACATCTAAAAAACGGCCGGGCGGCGTTGACCTTCCCTGCTGGTGAGATCGAACCCGACCCCGATGTATATGACGGCGCGCTGGACTCGCTCGACAACTGGACGGATTCCGCCGGGGTGTTCATGCGCTTCGTACGGGACACGAAAATTGTCCCTGTTCTCGTGAGCGGAGTCATCTGGGAGAGGACTGCCCGCCATCCGCTGATGTGGCTCAAGCGCACTCGCATGGAGCGTGAGAAACTCGCCGCCGCCCTGCAATTGCTCGCGATGGTGGCGCGCAACGCAAAGCCGACCACAGTACACGTCCGCTTTGCAAAACCGATCACACTTGAAGAGATCGGCTCCACTGAAACACAAGCCATTCATCAAGCTGTCATTCGGCGGATGAAAGACTTGATCCAAAGCAGTCGCGATGATGACGGGGTTTCGGTGATTTATGAATGA
- the vorB gene encoding 3-methyl-2-oxobutanoate dehydrogenase subunit VorB gives MPKELWKGNEAIAEAAVRAGLEAYFGYPITPQTEVLEYLSRRMPELGRAFVQAESELGAINMVYGAACTGVRVMSSSSSPGVSLMMEGLSYIAGTEIPAVLVNVMRGGPGLGNIAPSQGDYYQAVRGGGHGDYPRIVLAPASVQEAIDLTALSFDLAEKYRMITMVILDGSVGQMMEPAIMPAMQEVKRKDFEWATNGAMNRERRILSSIYLNPLDEEKTNLRLLTRWQEVQANEVRYKEYFLEDAKYIVVGFGTAGRVALSAVREARAQGIKVGLLRPVTVSPFPHQVLDQLTGQAEAFLVTEMNMGQMLDDVMLNVRGRVPVEFYGRPGGVVPFHDEIIDEIKRLAAGPVQTHSDPRVSWLTRMTAQA, from the coding sequence ATGCCAAAAGAATTATGGAAAGGCAATGAAGCCATTGCGGAAGCCGCCGTCCGAGCGGGGCTGGAGGCGTATTTCGGCTACCCCATCACCCCGCAGACAGAGGTGCTCGAATATCTCTCGCGCCGAATGCCGGAACTCGGCCGTGCCTTCGTACAGGCCGAGTCTGAATTGGGCGCGATCAACATGGTGTATGGCGCGGCATGCACGGGCGTGCGCGTGATGTCCTCCTCCTCCTCACCGGGCGTGAGCCTGATGATGGAGGGATTGTCCTACATTGCCGGCACGGAGATCCCCGCCGTTTTAGTGAACGTCATGCGCGGCGGACCGGGTCTTGGCAATATTGCCCCCTCGCAGGGAGATTACTATCAGGCCGTGCGCGGCGGCGGACATGGCGATTATCCACGCATCGTGCTTGCACCCGCCTCTGTGCAGGAAGCGATCGACCTGACTGCATTGTCCTTTGATCTTGCAGAAAAATATCGCATGATCACCATGGTCATTCTCGACGGCTCTGTCGGTCAGATGATGGAGCCCGCCATAATGCCTGCCATGCAGGAGGTCAAACGCAAGGACTTCGAGTGGGCAACAAATGGCGCAATGAACCGCGAACGAAGAATCCTCTCTTCGATCTATCTCAATCCACTGGATGAAGAGAAGACCAACCTGCGCCTGCTCACCCGCTGGCAGGAAGTGCAAGCGAACGAAGTACGTTACAAGGAATATTTCCTTGAAGATGCAAAATATATTGTGGTCGGCTTTGGCACGGCAGGACGCGTGGCACTTTCGGCAGTCCGCGAGGCGCGTGCACAGGGCATCAAGGTCGGGCTCTTAAGGCCGGTCACCGTCAGCCCGTTTCCACATCAAGTGCTGGACCAACTCACAGGTCAGGCGGAGGCGTTCCTTGTCACCGAGATGAACATGGGACAGATGCTGGATGACGTCATGCTGAACGTGCGCGGACGGGTGCCCGTCGAATTTTATGGACGTCCCGGCGGCGTGGTCCCGTTCCACGATGAAATCATCGATGAGATCAAACGCCTCGCGGCTGGACCTGTGCAAACTCACTCTGACCCAAGGGTTTCCTGGCTGACGCGGATGACCGCCCAGGCTTAA
- a CDS encoding CPBP family intramembrane metalloprotease — MNHSIRNLIIFIMVVILCGWIGVWLNTQIPSPSPQESLGLLIFILAPLLTVFLLRGFGGDGWADFGLRLNLKGNWGWYALAVLIYPVTIILTFSLSLLSGASIPERSLSDLLPIFLFGIAASLVKNIGEEFAWRGYLTPRFKAIGLSDFNNHMLTGLIWGVWHIPYWIFLLGSDIIGSYTSIGMTGFIVLGLVGIFPTALVLGELRLKTDSLWPSFIAHNITNALSAPLILEGFIKFKPGMEFIFSPNTDGVIMIALFWAIGLWMLRRN; from the coding sequence ATGAACCATAGTATTCGCAATCTGATAATCTTCATCATGGTTGTCATCCTGTGCGGCTGGATCGGGGTGTGGCTCAACACCCAGATCCCCAGCCCAAGCCCGCAGGAAAGTCTGGGGCTGCTGATTTTTATTCTCGCACCCCTGCTCACGGTGTTCCTTTTGCGCGGATTTGGCGGAGACGGCTGGGCGGATTTCGGTCTGCGCCTCAACCTTAAAGGGAATTGGGGATGGTACGCCCTTGCAGTTTTGATCTACCCCGTCACGATCATCCTGACCTTCAGCCTGTCCCTGCTATCCGGAGCATCCATTCCCGAACGCTCCCTTTCCGACCTGCTCCCGATCTTTCTCTTCGGTATCGCAGCCTCCCTGGTCAAAAATATTGGCGAGGAATTCGCCTGGCGCGGATATCTGACTCCGCGCTTCAAAGCCATCGGCCTGAGCGATTTTAACAACCACATGCTTACGGGTTTGATTTGGGGAGTGTGGCACATCCCCTACTGGATTTTTCTCCTGGGCAGCGACATTATTGGAAGTTACACATCCATTGGCATGACCGGTTTCATTGTTCTTGGGCTGGTTGGGATATTTCCGACCGCACTTGTGCTTGGGGAACTGCGCCTCAAAACCGATTCGCTCTGGCCCTCGTTTATCGCACACAATATCACCAATGCCCTCAGTGCACCTTTGATCCTCGAAGGTTTCATCAAATTCAAGCCCGGCATGGAATTCATCTTCTCCCCCAACACGGATGGTGTCATTATGATCGCCCTGTTCTGGGCGATTGGCTTGTGGATGCTAAGAAGAAATTAG
- a CDS encoding 2-oxoacid:acceptor oxidoreductase family protein, with amino-acid sequence MQKEIIIAGFGGQGVLFGGQVLAYAAMDTGKEVTWIPSYGPEMRGGTANCTVVIADQEIGSPLVKNPPLAVALNLPSFDKYEAVLAPGGTLIVNQSMVDRPAKRDDIHVIMVPCNEIAEEIGDKKLMNMVAVGALLTALPEIKIEDVEKALEGHLPARHKHLLPKNYEALKKGHERAQKEWDKVPA; translated from the coding sequence ATGCAAAAGGAAATCATCATCGCAGGGTTTGGCGGACAGGGCGTCCTCTTCGGCGGGCAGGTCCTGGCATACGCGGCCATGGACACCGGCAAGGAAGTGACCTGGATTCCATCCTATGGACCCGAAATGCGCGGCGGTACGGCGAACTGCACGGTGGTCATTGCAGACCAGGAAATCGGCTCGCCGCTGGTCAAGAATCCGCCGCTGGCAGTTGCCTTGAACCTGCCGTCATTTGACAAATACGAAGCCGTGCTCGCCCCGGGCGGCACGCTCATCGTCAACCAGTCCATGGTGGACCGCCCCGCGAAACGCGACGACATCCATGTCATCATGGTCCCATGCAATGAGATCGCCGAAGAGATCGGTGACAAGAAATTGATGAACATGGTGGCGGTCGGGGCACTGCTCACTGCGTTGCCTGAGATCAAGATCGAAGACGTGGAGAAGGCGCTGGAAGGTCACCTGCCGGCCCGTCACAAACATTTGCTTCCGAAAAACTACGAAGCTCTAAAAAAAGGTCATGAGCGCGCGCAGAAAGAGTGGGACAAAGTTCCTGCGTAG
- a CDS encoding thiamine pyrophosphate-dependent enzyme: MMTANNLVYERPEAFTDMPTHYCPGCTHGVAHRLVAEVLEEMGLIHKTIGVAPVGCAVFAYNYFNTDFVEAPHGRAPAMATGIKRVLPDRVVFTYQGDGDLASIGMGEIVHAAARGENLTVIFINNANFGMTGGQMAPTTLPGMKTSSSQSGRDVETQGYPIKVAEMLSTLEGVGYCVRRSLHDPKNIRLAKKAIRMAFETQVRGLGFSMVELLSTCPTNWGMTPVNSLKFVEEHMIPAYPLGDHKISEAIKQIKV; the protein is encoded by the coding sequence ATGATGACTGCAAACAATCTTGTGTACGAACGACCCGAAGCATTTACCGACATGCCCACGCACTATTGCCCGGGCTGTACGCACGGCGTGGCGCACAGGCTCGTGGCGGAGGTGCTGGAGGAAATGGGCTTGATCCATAAGACCATCGGCGTTGCACCGGTGGGATGCGCAGTGTTCGCCTACAATTATTTCAATACCGATTTCGTCGAAGCACCGCACGGACGCGCGCCGGCGATGGCAACCGGCATCAAACGAGTTTTGCCCGACCGCGTGGTGTTTACCTATCAGGGCGACGGCGACCTGGCCTCGATCGGCATGGGCGAAATTGTCCACGCCGCCGCGCGAGGCGAAAACCTGACCGTGATCTTCATCAACAACGCCAACTTTGGTATGACCGGCGGACAGATGGCTCCAACCACCCTGCCCGGCATGAAGACCTCGTCATCGCAAAGTGGACGCGATGTGGAAACCCAAGGCTATCCGATCAAGGTAGCCGAGATGCTTTCCACGCTCGAAGGCGTGGGCTATTGTGTGCGCCGCTCGTTACATGACCCAAAGAACATCCGCCTCGCGAAGAAAGCCATTCGGATGGCGTTTGAAACGCAGGTACGCGGACTGGGCTTCTCGATGGTCGAACTGCTCTCCACCTGCCCGACCAACTGGGGCATGACACCCGTCAATTCGTTGAAGTTCGTGGAAGAGCACATGATCCCCGCGTACCCACTGGGCGATCACAAGATCAGCGAAGCGATCAAGCAGATCAAAGTGTAA
- a CDS encoding NAD+ synthase → MAEINLSINTELARNILTGFIKSEITRVGMSRAVIGLSGGLDSALSCALTVEALGAENVLAVRMPYKASSRDSLEHAQMLIDQFGVQSKTIEITDMVEPLFKLDPEMSKVRKGNVMARERMIVLFDQSEVFKGLVIGTSNKTEILLGYSTIYGDSASAMNPIGDLYKTQVRQLSRAMNIPAPIIDKPPSADLWEDQTDEGELGFSYDEADKLLYLLVDQRYSPQEAVEAGFDEAFVTTVITRIRRNQFKRMLPPIAKVSNRTIGYDFLYLRDWGT, encoded by the coding sequence GTGGCTGAGATCAACCTCTCCATCAACACCGAACTTGCCCGCAACATTCTCACGGGCTTTATCAAGTCCGAGATTACACGTGTGGGCATGTCCCGCGCGGTGATCGGACTTTCGGGTGGTTTGGATTCTGCACTTTCCTGCGCCCTCACTGTCGAAGCCCTCGGGGCAGAAAATGTCCTTGCCGTGCGGATGCCGTACAAAGCATCCAGCAGGGACTCGCTCGAACATGCCCAAATGCTGATCGATCAGTTTGGCGTGCAAAGCAAGACCATCGAGATCACGGACATGGTCGAGCCGTTGTTCAAACTCGATCCTGAAATGTCGAAAGTCCGCAAGGGCAACGTCATGGCGCGTGAGCGCATGATCGTGTTGTTCGACCAGAGCGAAGTCTTCAAGGGACTGGTGATCGGCACGAGTAATAAAACCGAAATATTGCTTGGCTACAGCACCATCTACGGCGACTCTGCCAGCGCGATGAATCCCATCGGCGATCTGTACAAAACACAGGTTCGTCAACTCTCGCGTGCAATGAACATCCCCGCGCCGATCATTGACAAGCCGCCCTCCGCCGATCTGTGGGAAGATCAGACTGATGAAGGGGAATTGGGTTTCAGCTATGATGAAGCGGATAAACTTCTTTATCTTTTGGTGGACCAGCGTTACAGTCCACAGGAAGCCGTGGAAGCAGGATTTGATGAAGCGTTCGTCACCACCGTCATTACGCGCATCCGCCGCAATCAGTTCAAGCGCATGCTTCCGCCCATCGCCAAGGTCAGCAACCGCACCATCGGGTATGATTTTCTCTATCTCCGCGATTGGGGAACGTAA
- a CDS encoding nitrilase-related carbon-nitrogen hydrolase has protein sequence MRLKLALAQINTNLGDVEANLAKHLEYIRQAKAQKADLLVFPELSLTGYVLQDLVASVAHKPTEEDPLFKPLLAASRDLDLMVGFVDEDSRHRFYIASAYLSGGKLIHVHHKVYLPTYGLFDEGRFFAWGDTVRAFDTRFGRVGMLICEDFWHASPPYLLWLDGADILLFASASPGRGLNDHEKLESARWVERVNKAYASMFTSFVAHANRVGYEDGLHFWGGATIFDPNGEELAHGPYNEEAITYAELDLNQLRRTRTRLPLLRDERTALVQKELDRILSRG, from the coding sequence ATGAGACTAAAACTTGCCCTCGCGCAGATCAACACCAACCTTGGCGATGTCGAAGCCAACCTTGCGAAACATCTTGAATACATCCGACAGGCAAAAGCCCAAAAAGCTGATCTGCTTGTTTTCCCCGAACTCTCATTAACAGGATATGTCTTGCAGGACCTGGTCGCCTCCGTGGCCCACAAGCCAACGGAGGAAGACCCGCTTTTCAAGCCGCTCCTCGCCGCCTCCCGCGATCTGGACCTGATGGTTGGCTTCGTGGACGAGGACTCCCGTCACCGCTTTTACATCGCCTCCGCCTATCTTTCGGGCGGAAAATTGATTCATGTCCACCACAAGGTCTACCTGCCGACTTATGGACTTTTCGACGAAGGCCGCTTCTTTGCCTGGGGTGACACCGTCCGCGCTTTCGACACGCGCTTCGGACGCGTCGGCATGCTGATCTGTGAAGACTTTTGGCACGCTTCGCCTCCGTACCTGCTCTGGCTGGATGGCGCGGACATTTTGCTCTTCGCCTCTGCCTCGCCCGGGCGCGGACTGAACGACCACGAAAAACTCGAATCCGCGCGCTGGGTGGAGCGGGTCAACAAAGCCTACGCCAGCATGTTCACGTCCTTTGTGGCGCACGCCAACCGCGTCGGCTACGAAGACGGGCTTCACTTCTGGGGCGGCGCGACGATCTTCGACCCAAATGGGGAGGAACTGGCGCATGGTCCCTACAACGAAGAAGCCATCACCTACGCCGAACTGGACTTGAATCAACTCCGCCGCACGCGTACCCGCCTGCCCCTCCTGCGCGATGAGCGGACCGCACTTGTCCAAAAGGAATTGGATAGGATTTTGTCCCGTGGCTGA